ATCTGCAAGTGCAGGTAACGTGATTCGACCGAGCATCTTCAAGCAGCTCACTATTCCTCAGCTGAGAGATTTCTTCAGTGAATGAGAGCTTCTCTGTCGCTCACTCAGCACTGTCATAGAGGCTTCTTCTGGAACCTGTTTGCAGCGCTCGCCTGCCTGATATTGCAGCATTCACTGCCGGTAAGAGATTGAGAGTCCAGCAGAGGAAGAGAAGTCGGATCGTGCTGTTGTAAAGCTGACACTGAGCGCACCTGTCAGCCTCACTAGATAAATATCAGGCTGTTTGGATCCGGTGGAGGCTGTGCGGAGGATTCAGGATGTTTCCCGCTGATTGTGTTGCAGCCTGAGCCTGCTATATGGAGAGTGAAGGATCCTGGTGCACAGAGGGAAGCCTGCAGGGTGCAGAGATGGGCAGACAGCGAGGCGAGTACAGCCCCTGCCTGTGAAGCAGGCTGCCCAGCCGCAGCTTGGACTCCCACCCCCTTCCCCATGGCGTGCCTGAAACAGCAGCAGGCCGCCATCAAGATGGAGGTGGTGAAGATCGCGCCGGCGGAGAAGTTTGGGGACTGCCCCAGCTCGCAGGCTCGCTACGGACCCTCGCAGTGCGCCCGGGAGCCTCCGCTTGTCGGGAAGTGTGCCTGGCCTCTGGAGTCAGAGATCATCGCCAACCAGGCCTGCGCTGACGTCCCCGCCCTGGAGAAGGCCCGGAGCCCTGGCGGGCTGGCCCGGACGCCGCCCCGCCGTGAGAAGTTTGTCCAGGGCCACCGCAAGGCCAGTGCGGATATGTGCTACCACCGGCAGACGCCGTCGGACGAGGTCATCGTCAACCAGTACGTGCTTCACCAGTCTGCCACCTCGGAGCCCCTGGAGTGCCCCACCTGCGGCCACGTGTACAATGCCACCAACAAGCGCCCGCGGATCCTCTCCTGCCTGCACTCGGTGTGTGAGGAGTGCCTGCAGATCCTCTACGAGTCCTGCCCCAAGTACAAGTTCATCTCCTGCCCTACGTGCCGCCGGGAGACCG
This DNA window, taken from Pristiophorus japonicus isolate sPriJap1 chromosome 20, sPriJap1.hap1, whole genome shotgun sequence, encodes the following:
- the rnf208 gene encoding RING finger protein 208, producing the protein MACLKQQQAAIKMEVVKIAPAEKFGDCPSSQARYGPSQCAREPPLVGKCAWPLESEIIANQACADVPALEKARSPGGLARTPPRREKFVQGHRKASADMCYHRQTPSDEVIVNQYVLHQSATSEPLECPTCGHVYNATNKRPRILSCLHSVCEECLQILYESCPKYKFISCPTCRRETVLFTDYGLAALAVNTSILARLPAEALAANPGQWGGEADRSCYQTFQQYCGAACSCQLRNPLSSCAIM